A section of the Rhodothermus profundi genome encodes:
- the purN gene encoding phosphoribosylglycinamide formyltransferase → MPQPSTRPPLRLAVFASGSGTNFQAILDATQAGHLPAQVVLCVSDRPTAGALERAQQQGIPTAVLAPRDYPSPEAFGEALLNVLRAHDVGLVALAGYLKKIPDNVVAAYRNRILNIHPSLLPAFGGPGMYGRRVHEAVLNYGVRWTGATVHLVDEEYDHGPIVLQEPVPVLPDDTPETLAARVLAVEHRLYPEALRLFAEGRVRVEGRRVRILPEPSENRTP, encoded by the coding sequence ATGCCCCAACCATCAACGCGCCCTCCCCTACGCCTGGCCGTCTTTGCCTCGGGGAGCGGAACCAACTTCCAGGCCATCCTAGATGCCACCCAGGCCGGCCATCTGCCTGCCCAGGTGGTGCTGTGCGTCAGTGATCGTCCGACAGCCGGCGCACTGGAGCGCGCGCAGCAGCAGGGCATTCCTACGGCTGTGCTTGCTCCGCGGGACTATCCTTCCCCGGAGGCCTTCGGAGAAGCCTTGCTTAACGTGCTTCGCGCCCACGACGTTGGCCTGGTGGCGCTGGCCGGCTACCTGAAAAAGATTCCAGATAACGTGGTAGCAGCCTATCGCAACCGCATTTTGAATATTCATCCCTCCCTGCTGCCAGCCTTTGGCGGTCCAGGCATGTATGGCCGCCGCGTCCATGAGGCAGTCCTGAACTACGGCGTGCGCTGGACCGGCGCAACCGTCCATTTAGTGGATGAAGAGTACGACCACGGTCCGATTGTGCTGCAGGAGCCCGTGCCGGTCCTGCCCGACGACACGCCGGAGACGCTGGCGGCTCGCGTGCTGGCGGTGGAGCACCGTCTCTACCCCGAGGCGCTGCGGCTGTTTGCCGAAGGTCGTGTCCGGGTAGAGGGGCGGCGCGTTCGTATCCTACCTGAACCCTCCGAAAATCGCACGCCATAA